The following are encoded together in the Chiroxiphia lanceolata isolate bChiLan1 chromosome 8, bChiLan1.pri, whole genome shotgun sequence genome:
- the LOC116790240 gene encoding bone morphogenetic protein 7-like: protein MAARPPCPALYLCLAALLSLRAAGALSLAPGPRGEVQAAALQRLREVFDIEELPPDVLPRKKPPQFMVDLFNKVADANGITRAPGLLQGDVVRSFEDRVLVDQHHFYFDISAMEKGEQMLKAEFRVFKLKMARVSRRSDVKHFCKVEVYELLESGSKPQKKHLIASRLLSLYTEGWEVFNVTQTVSKWVGNSSSNHGLLLTTTHVFNNRIEHNLIKFAKSQDTLQESRNALLVLFTNSNKQRSPSFVLSFTKSEINPDKIDTSHVPHETDVSKSSSASTGRRPRAAPVPSAKSQVTACHRRELYVDFRAIGWSGWIIHPSGYNAFYCTGSCLFPLGESLNATNHATVQSIVHTLKLSQDVSMPCCVPDQLKSLNLLYFDDKENVVLKNYKDMVVTRCGCH from the exons ATGGCGGCCCGCCCGCCCTGCCCGGCGCTGTACCTGTGCCTGGCCGCGCTGCTGAGCCTGCGGGCGGCCGGCGCCCTGTCCCTGGCCCCCGGCCCGCGGGGCGAGGTGCAAGCGGCGGCTTTGCAGCGGCTGCGGGAGGTGTTCGACATCGAGGAGCTGCCGCCCGACGTACTGCCCCGCAAGAAGCCGCCGCAGTTCATGGTGGATCTCTTCAACAAGGTGGCCGACGCCAACGGCATCACCCGCGCCccggggctgctgcagggagacgTGGTGCGGAGCTTCGAGGACAGAG TTCTCGTGGACCAGCATCACTTCTACTTCGACATCAGCGCGATGGAGAAGGGCGAGCAGATGCTGAAAGCAGAGTTCAGGGTCTTCAAGCTCAAGATGGCACGTGTGTCCAGAAGGTCCGACGTGAAACACTTCTGCAAA GTGGAAGTGTATGAGCTCTTGGAGAGTGGAAGTAAGCCACAGAAAAAACATCTAATTGCATCGAGATTATTGTCCCTGTACACAGAAGGCTGGGAAGTCTTCAATGTCACGCAGACC GTTTCCAAGTGGGTTGGAAACAGCAGCTCCAACCATGGCTTATTGTTAACAACGACACACGTATTCAACAATAGAATTGAACACAACCTGATTAAGTTTGCCAAGAGCCAGGACACTTTACAGGAGAGTAGAAATGCTCTCCTTGTTCTCTTCACTAACAGTAACAAACAGAGGTCTCCCAGCTTTGTACTGTCCTTCACAA AATCAGAAATAAACCCTGACAAAATTGATACTTCACATGTGCCTCATGAAACAGAtgtcagcaaaagcagcagtgcaAGCACGGGCAGGAGACCTCGAGCTGCCCCAGTCCCTTCTGCCAAAAGCCAGGTAACAGCATGTCATCGAAGGGAACTCTATGTAGACTTCCGTGCTATTGGCTGGTCAGGATGGATTATTCATCCGAGTGGATACAATGCATTTTATTGCACAGGATCCTGTCTCTTCCCTCTGGGGGAAAGTCTAAATGCAACAAACCATGCTACAGTTCAGTCCATCGTCCATACACTGAAACTATCTCAAGATGTCAGCATGCCTTGCTGTGTGCCAGATCAATTGAAGTCCCTCAACCTTCTCTACTTTGATGACAAAGAGAATGTGGTccttaaaaattataaagacaTGGTGGTAACAAGGTGTGGTTGTCATTAG